A single window of Nocardia higoensis DNA harbors:
- a CDS encoding Ppx/GppA phosphatase family protein: MSNRVAAVDCGTNSIRLLIADVQPDGRLADVHREMRIVRLGQGVDANGAFAPEAIERTRAALADYVDAMVDTGVTRVRMVATSATRDAANREDFFAMARAELGRAVPGAEAEVITGDEEARLSFTGAIGELSGSAGPFVVVDLGGGSTELVFGDADGVQFAVSCDIGCVRITERCLHDDPPTAEQLAAGREFAAERLAEAFDTIPLERAHTWVGVAGTMTTLAAVALELPEYDAERVHLAELPLDKVHETCRRLVSLSHDERAALGPVHPGRVDVIGGGAVITELLADELSRRADIGALIVSEHDILDGIALSIA, encoded by the coding sequence ATGTCGAACAGGGTCGCCGCGGTCGATTGCGGCACGAACTCCATCCGGCTGCTGATCGCCGACGTGCAACCCGACGGCCGCCTCGCCGACGTGCACCGCGAAATGCGCATCGTGCGCCTCGGCCAGGGCGTCGACGCGAACGGCGCGTTCGCCCCCGAAGCGATCGAACGCACCCGCGCCGCGCTGGCCGACTACGTCGACGCGATGGTCGACACCGGGGTCACCCGGGTGCGCATGGTCGCCACCTCCGCCACCCGTGACGCCGCCAATCGCGAGGACTTCTTCGCCATGGCCCGCGCCGAACTCGGTCGCGCGGTGCCCGGCGCCGAAGCCGAGGTCATCACCGGCGACGAGGAGGCCAGGCTGTCGTTCACCGGCGCCATCGGCGAATTGTCCGGCAGCGCGGGCCCGTTCGTGGTCGTCGACCTCGGCGGCGGCTCCACCGAGCTGGTGTTCGGTGACGCCGACGGCGTCCAGTTCGCCGTCTCCTGCGACATCGGCTGCGTCCGCATCACCGAACGTTGCCTGCACGACGACCCGCCCACCGCCGAGCAGCTCGCCGCGGGCCGGGAATTCGCCGCCGAGCGTCTGGCCGAGGCTTTCGACACCATTCCGCTCGAGCGCGCCCACACCTGGGTCGGCGTGGCGGGCACCATGACCACCCTGGCCGCGGTCGCTCTCGAACTGCCCGAATACGACGCCGAGCGGGTCCATCTCGCCGAGCTGCCGTTGGACAAGGTGCACGAGACCTGCCGTCGCCTGGTCTCGCTCAGCCATGACGAGCGCGCGGCGCTGGGGCCGGTTCATCCCGGCCGGGTCGATGTCATCGGCGGCGGCGCGGTGATCACCGAACTGCTCGCCGACGAACTGTCCCGCCGGGCGGACATCGGCGCGCTGATCGTCAGCGAACACGACATCCTCGACGGCATCGCCCTGTCGATCGCCTGA
- a CDS encoding DUF501 domain-containing protein — protein sequence MSAPTDRDLEIVAEQLGRAPRGVLAIAYRTPDGVPAVVKTAPRLPDGTPFPTLYYLTDPRLTAEASRQESAGVMREMTERLATDPELAAAYRAAHESYLAERDEIESLGTDFTGGGMPERVKCLHVLIAHSLAKGPGVNPLGDESVALAAEHGMRGTVVPADWPEYPRKDGA from the coding sequence GTGAGCGCACCGACCGACCGAGACCTCGAGATCGTCGCCGAGCAGCTCGGCCGCGCCCCCCGAGGCGTGCTCGCCATCGCCTACCGCACCCCTGACGGGGTGCCCGCCGTGGTCAAGACCGCGCCACGGCTGCCCGACGGCACCCCCTTCCCGACCCTGTACTACCTGACCGATCCGCGCCTGACGGCCGAGGCGAGCAGGCAGGAATCGGCCGGTGTCATGCGCGAGATGACCGAACGCCTCGCCACCGACCCGGAACTGGCCGCCGCCTACCGCGCCGCGCACGAGAGCTATCTGGCCGAGCGCGACGAGATCGAATCCCTCGGTACGGATTTCACCGGCGGCGGCATGCCCGAACGGGTCAAGTGCCTGCACGTGCTGATCGCGCATTCGCTGGCCAAGGGGCCGGGGGTGAACCCGCTGGGCGACGAGTCGGTCGCGCTGGCCGCCGAGCACGGTATGCGCGGCACCGTCGTTCCGGCGGACTGGCCGGAGTACCCGCGCAAGGATGGAGCTTGA
- a CDS encoding FtsB family cell division protein, with the protein MTERRARGTSPAGRGDRRTSRSARSRPRPDAEAAARPAAARPRKRVESGDKLRAEPRKIAARRAADKQEHTILGLSRGKAIILAMVVCALALTLSVPMRTYFSQRSEATELAQERRELEADLARLRDRRAQQQDPAFIRSEAKDRLRLVMPGETPYIVQVPGIEAPPRPSGPTQSKTPDPWYTDLWHTLAEPPPAESAPPSPAPAAGSVPPPTPAPEGPR; encoded by the coding sequence ATGACGGAGCGACGTGCGCGCGGGACCAGCCCGGCAGGGCGCGGTGACCGCCGCACGTCGCGTTCCGCTCGTTCCCGTCCCCGCCCGGACGCCGAGGCGGCGGCCCGCCCGGCCGCCGCGCGCCCGCGCAAACGGGTCGAGTCCGGGGACAAGTTGCGCGCCGAACCCCGCAAGATCGCCGCGCGCCGGGCCGCCGACAAGCAGGAACACACGATCCTGGGACTGTCCCGCGGCAAGGCGATCATCCTCGCGATGGTCGTGTGCGCGCTGGCGTTGACCTTGTCGGTGCCGATGCGCACCTATTTCAGCCAGCGCTCCGAGGCCACCGAACTGGCCCAGGAGCGCCGTGAGCTCGAAGCCGATCTGGCCCGCCTGCGCGATCGCCGTGCGCAGCAGCAGGATCCGGCCTTCATCCGCTCCGAGGCCAAGGACCGGTTGCGCCTGGTGATGCCGGGGGAGACCCCCTACATCGTGCAGGTGCCCGGCATCGAGGCCCCGCCGCGGCCGTCGGGTCCGACCCAGTCCAAGACCCCGGACCCCTGGTACACCGACCTCTGGCACACCCTCGCCGAGCCGCCGCCTGCCGAGTCCGCCCCACCCTCGCCCGCCCCGGCGGCCGGATCCGTTCCGCCGCCCACGCCCGCCCCGGAAGGACCACGGTGA